One Anaerolineae bacterium DNA segment encodes these proteins:
- a CDS encoding hybrid sensor histidine kinase/response regulator, with translation MQAAELQPEQVARAERAGAEEIRHTTLSSLLWMSFAFSSLAWWQQVTASGAPSVTQWLSIAFTLLLLLNVALSQASPRLAGWLFVTLIFSLGTAHLAWVSPAAAALIFVGAALAAGAVLQPRAAPVVGALGAALLHSQEPSASSAALVLALSTGIWLALRPLYDLLWRYSRQTLEAVAMSEQLRDERGKLGRTIKDLNLSYRLLEKTNLELALVCREADILRDLRHRFATNLSHELRTPLNVILGFSRLIYSNPDLYGMAAWPDGLRRDLAELQRNAGYLSRLVDDIVDLARADALALPLQRETGDLVAIAEEAVELVRSLARQKRLELRVEVSGTPPPLSLDPVRIRQVLFNLLTNAIRHTQKGGVVVRVADAGEEVVVSVSDTGSGIPQSELTTIFNEFYQIGRPKVQEDSGKGLGLAIAKRLVQLHGGRIWAESEVGAGSTFSFSLPSETKQVSLGRRPSPTSVPAVAPAVLLLNDDGVACSYLRRRLEGYDFVAVGGPSDLESALEAHRPVAVMVNQTAGAEAFGDAEPLLERLSPDLPLIRCPLPSANWLSTRGSFDAVLTKPVTAEGLAHVMAEAGINGAGSRILVVDDDRGFVQLMRRLIETLPGPRHEVIAAYSGEEALRKLRRLRPRLLLLDLVLPDISGFEVANRLRQYGDLEATRVVAVTAATPGEDQLETGGASFHISRNGPFRPGELVHLIAAGLACATGRLNLSERTGAATGDLAASAASIG, from the coding sequence ATGCAGGCAGCGGAACTACAACCCGAGCAGGTAGCGAGGGCCGAGCGCGCCGGCGCCGAGGAGATCCGCCACACCACTCTGAGCTCGCTCCTCTGGATGAGCTTCGCCTTCTCCAGCCTGGCTTGGTGGCAGCAGGTGACCGCCAGCGGCGCTCCCTCTGTCACTCAATGGCTGAGCATCGCCTTCACCCTGCTGCTCCTCCTGAACGTCGCCCTCTCCCAGGCCAGCCCCCGCCTAGCCGGCTGGCTCTTCGTGACCCTGATCTTCTCGCTGGGCACCGCCCACCTGGCCTGGGTCAGCCCGGCGGCGGCCGCCCTCATCTTCGTCGGCGCGGCTCTGGCCGCGGGGGCTGTCCTCCAGCCCAGAGCCGCGCCCGTGGTGGGCGCCCTGGGCGCCGCCCTACTCCACAGCCAGGAGCCATCTGCCTCCTCCGCCGCCCTGGTGTTGGCCCTCTCCACCGGCATCTGGCTGGCCCTCCGGCCCCTCTACGACCTCCTATGGCGCTACTCCCGCCAGACGCTGGAAGCGGTGGCCATGTCGGAACAACTCCGGGACGAGCGGGGCAAGCTTGGCCGCACCATCAAGGACCTCAACCTCTCGTACCGCCTGTTGGAGAAGACCAACCTGGAGCTGGCCCTGGTGTGCCGGGAGGCCGACATCCTGCGCGACCTGCGCCACCGTTTCGCCACCAACCTCAGCCACGAGCTCCGCACCCCCCTCAACGTCATCCTCGGCTTCAGCCGCCTGATCTACTCCAACCCCGACCTCTACGGCATGGCAGCTTGGCCCGACGGGCTGCGGCGCGACCTGGCCGAGCTCCAGCGCAACGCTGGCTATCTCTCCCGCCTGGTGGACGACATCGTGGACCTGGCCCGGGCCGACGCCTTGGCCCTGCCCCTGCAGCGCGAGACGGGGGATCTGGTGGCCATCGCCGAGGAGGCCGTGGAATTGGTGCGCTCTCTGGCCAGGCAGAAGCGACTCGAGCTCCGGGTAGAGGTCAGCGGCACGCCACCGCCCCTATCTCTGGACCCGGTCCGCATCCGCCAGGTGCTCTTCAACCTGCTCACCAACGCCATCCGCCATACTCAGAAGGGCGGGGTGGTGGTTCGCGTGGCCGACGCCGGCGAGGAGGTGGTGGTATCGGTGTCCGACACGGGGTCGGGCATACCCCAGTCGGAGCTGACCACCATCTTCAACGAGTTCTATCAAATCGGCCGGCCCAAGGTTCAGGAGGATTCCGGCAAGGGCCTGGGCCTCGCTATCGCCAAGCGGTTGGTGCAGCTCCACGGGGGAAGGATATGGGCCGAAAGCGAGGTCGGAGCGGGAAGCACCTTCAGCTTCTCCCTGCCTTCGGAAACCAAGCAGGTCTCCCTAGGGCGGCGGCCCTCGCCTACCTCGGTTCCTGCCGTCGCCCCCGCCGTGCTGCTGCTCAACGACGACGGTGTCGCCTGCTCCTACCTCCGGAGACGTCTGGAGGGGTACGACTTCGTCGCCGTGGGCGGGCCGAGCGATCTCGAGTCGGCGCTGGAGGCTCATCGGCCCGTGGCGGTGATGGTCAACCAGACAGCCGGGGCCGAGGCATTCGGCGACGCTGAGCCGCTGCTGGAGCGCCTGTCCCCGGACCTGCCCCTCATCCGCTGCCCCCTGCCCAGCGCCAACTGGCTCTCCACGCGGGGCAGCTTCGATGCCGTGCTGACCAAGCCGGTCACCGCGGAGGGGTTGGCGCACGTCATGGCGGAGGCAGGCATCAACGGTGCCGGCAGCCGCATCCTGGTGGTGGACGACGACCGCGGCTTCGTGCAACTGATGCGAAGACTGATCGAGACCCTGCCCGGCCCCCGTCACGAGGTCATCGCCGCCTACAGCGGCGAGGAGGCGCTGCGCAAGCTCCGCCGGCTCCGGCCCCGGTTGCTCCTTCTGGACCTAGTCCTGCCCGACATCTCCGGGTTCGAGGTGGCCAATCGCCTCCGCCAGTATGGCGACCTCGAAGCCACCAGAGTGGTCGCCGTCACCGCCGCCACGCCCGGGGAAGACCAGCTGGAGACGGGCGGGGCCAGTTTCCACATCAGCCGCAACGGCCCCTTCCGTCCGGGGGAACTGGTGCACCTCATCGCCGCCGGGCTGGCCTGTGCCACCGGAAGGCTGAACCTCTCAGAGCGCACCGGCGCCGCTACTGGGGACCTGGCCGCGTCCGCGGCAAGCATTGGTTGA
- a CDS encoding DegT/DnrJ/EryC1/StrS family aminotransferase yields MAEKLAIEGGPKAVRVGLEDRWQVAGEREKGYVNAVLEDLSTAYSQLELFEEEFRRFVGTKHALVMCNGTATLHSAIFAAGARQGTEVIVPSVTWHASITPILHCGATPVFCDADPETYCADPEDVARRITERTVAIVVTHVYGNPADMDALRDLVKGTSIKLIEDASHAHGATWDGAQVGSVGDVGCFSLQASKAVTGIEAGVATTDDDELYDAMVALGHYGRCERLFVTERFKELRNMGLGIKYRANPLAVAMARAQLERLPELNEKRGAWFGQLDQLMAGIPGVSVQKTYAKAKRGGMLLYTGRIDPEVVGAPVDIVLRALVAEGVRTTPGITPFGYGVMHLEPLFNHFSFEGLGGPWGDLPVGARRPMKRGDLPVSEAIHDTAFWLTTPVDPPQEWVEQTAYAFRKVAGQGERLAELAKAAV; encoded by the coding sequence ATGGCGGAGAAGCTGGCGATAGAGGGAGGGCCGAAGGCGGTCAGGGTAGGGCTAGAGGACCGCTGGCAGGTGGCGGGGGAGCGGGAGAAGGGCTACGTGAATGCGGTGCTGGAGGATCTGAGCACGGCCTACTCCCAGTTGGAGCTCTTTGAGGAAGAGTTTCGCCGGTTTGTGGGCACCAAGCACGCTTTGGTGATGTGCAACGGTACCGCCACCCTGCACTCGGCCATCTTTGCCGCTGGGGCCCGTCAGGGCACGGAGGTGATCGTGCCCTCGGTGACCTGGCACGCCTCCATCACCCCCATTTTGCACTGCGGGGCCACGCCGGTGTTTTGCGATGCCGACCCCGAGACCTACTGTGCCGATCCGGAGGATGTGGCCCGGCGTATAACCGAGCGCACCGTGGCCATTGTGGTGACGCACGTGTATGGCAACCCGGCGGACATGGACGCTCTGCGTGACCTAGTGAAGGGCACCAGCATCAAGCTGATCGAGGATGCTTCTCACGCCCATGGGGCCACCTGGGATGGGGCTCAGGTGGGGAGCGTGGGGGATGTGGGGTGTTTCAGTCTGCAAGCTTCCAAGGCGGTGACGGGGATCGAGGCGGGGGTAGCCACCACCGACGATGACGAGCTCTATGATGCCATGGTGGCCTTGGGCCACTATGGGCGCTGTGAGCGGTTGTTTGTGACCGAGCGGTTCAAGGAGTTGCGCAACATGGGGTTGGGCATCAAGTACCGGGCCAATCCTTTGGCGGTAGCCATGGCGAGGGCGCAGTTAGAGCGGCTGCCGGAGCTCAATGAGAAGCGGGGGGCCTGGTTTGGCCAGCTTGACCAGTTGATGGCGGGCATTCCTGGGGTAAGCGTACAGAAGACCTACGCCAAGGCCAAGCGGGGAGGGATGCTGCTTTACACTGGCCGGATAGACCCGGAGGTGGTGGGGGCGCCGGTGGACATAGTGCTTAGGGCGTTGGTGGCGGAGGGGGTGAGGACCACCCCTGGGATCACGCCCTTTGGGTATGGGGTGATGCACCTAGAGCCCTTGTTCAACCACTTCTCGTTTGAGGGGTTGGGGGGTCCGTGGGGGGATCTGCCTGTGGGGGCGAGGCGGCCGATGAAGCGGGGGGACTTGCCGGTAAGCGAGGCCATACATGATACCGCCTTTTGGCTCACCACTCCGGTGGACCCGCCGCAGGAGTGGGTAGAGCAGACGGCCTATGCTTTCCGCAAGGTGGCCGGGCAGGGGGAGAGGCTGGCGGAGCTGGCGAAGGCGGCGGTCTAG
- a CDS encoding sugar ABC transporter substrate-binding protein, which translates to MESAKMYSRRRALKIGVGMLGLGGLAACAPAATPQVVEREVTVIVQGTPQIVKETVVVPAAAGPVKIRWAVKTWDEMRMKVIDDCAQEVMKLDPGIEVVVEPRPGQGYWEKLQTEFAGGVAPDVTYNQMNWVIPGAARGMFLDIKPFMERDNWTLEDYWYPMDLEWEWQGGLYGTLMVANGQTLCISTTLMEQAGLDLPDEDWTWDDLLTYAKAMTDKEAGQWGLLGANSAPPYWLCAFIHGAGGSVLNEDYNKCTITDPVAMEAIQWVADLMFTHEVLPTPALLEGMESPFLTGKAGMSFELVTAASTIRPTFEEQGFGWQYVHMPRHPVTGLRSVQMGSNVWSIIANTQFRDQAWTLCKYLGDVEGQKRWMLFGLPGQRSLIASDEFLSMWGDQDITIPIADLDCCGHDYYPTSDCGEWWGLMNQELSVIWTGEATVEEACRRACEKCDEVFARRPPHYEKNPQVS; encoded by the coding sequence ATGGAATCGGCCAAGATGTATTCACGGCGTAGGGCGCTGAAGATCGGTGTCGGCATGCTCGGCTTGGGTGGTCTGGCGGCCTGTGCGCCCGCGGCCACACCCCAGGTGGTGGAGAGGGAAGTCACTGTCATAGTCCAGGGGACCCCGCAGATTGTGAAGGAGACCGTGGTAGTGCCGGCTGCTGCCGGTCCTGTCAAGATCCGCTGGGCGGTGAAGACCTGGGACGAAATGCGGATGAAGGTCATTGACGACTGCGCCCAGGAAGTCATGAAGCTGGACCCAGGTATCGAGGTAGTGGTAGAGCCCAGGCCGGGCCAGGGCTATTGGGAGAAGCTGCAGACCGAGTTCGCCGGAGGTGTGGCTCCGGACGTCACGTACAACCAGATGAACTGGGTCATCCCGGGGGCGGCCAGGGGGATGTTCCTGGACATCAAGCCCTTCATGGAGCGGGACAACTGGACCCTGGAGGACTACTGGTACCCCATGGACCTCGAGTGGGAATGGCAGGGCGGGCTGTACGGCACGCTCATGGTGGCTAACGGCCAGACCCTGTGCATCAGCACCACGCTCATGGAGCAGGCTGGCCTCGATCTTCCGGACGAGGACTGGACCTGGGACGACCTCCTGACCTACGCCAAGGCGATGACGGACAAGGAAGCGGGCCAATGGGGCCTCCTTGGGGCAAACTCCGCACCACCATATTGGTTGTGTGCCTTCATCCACGGCGCTGGTGGGTCAGTGCTCAATGAGGACTACAACAAGTGCACCATCACTGATCCAGTGGCAATGGAGGCAATCCAATGGGTCGCCGACCTGATGTTCACACATGAAGTACTTCCCACACCGGCTCTGCTTGAGGGTATGGAGAGTCCGTTCCTAACCGGCAAGGCCGGTATGTCTTTTGAGCTGGTGACCGCGGCCAGTACCATCCGTCCCACTTTCGAGGAGCAAGGCTTCGGTTGGCAGTACGTGCACATGCCCAGGCACCCCGTCACAGGGCTTCGTAGCGTTCAGATGGGATCGAACGTCTGGTCCATCATCGCTAACACGCAGTTCCGCGACCAGGCCTGGACTCTGTGCAAGTACCTCGGGGATGTCGAGGGTCAGAAGCGGTGGATGCTGTTTGGGCTGCCCGGCCAGCGGAGCCTGATAGCGAGTGACGAGTTCCTGTCCATGTGGGGTGATCAGGACATCACCATCCCCATTGCAGACCTCGACTGCTGCGGTCACGATTACTACCCGACCTCTGACTGCGGCGAGTGGTGGGGTCTGATGAACCAGGAATTGAGCGTCATCTGGACGGGCGAGGCCACAGTGGAAGAGGCCTGCCGGCGCGCTTGCGAGAAGTGCGATGAGGTCTTCGCACGTCGGCCTCCGCACTACGAGAAGAACCCTCAGGTGAGTTAG
- a CDS encoding sugar ABC transporter permease — MQVAAWQPRVRGMSSSARREELEGYLCISPWLLGLLIFTIGPILASLYLSFTEYEVVKPPVFTGLANYVMLARDDLFWQSLKVTSIYTFVSVPLRITLSFAIALLMNQQVKFLGLFRTAYYMPNLVPAVASAILWVWIFQPQFGLLNGFLRGMGIENPPPWLGSTKWALPSLILMSLWGVGGPMLIYLAGLQGIPTEMYEAAEIDGAGRVSRFRHVTLPQMSPVVFFNLIMSIIGSFQVFAAGYIMTGGGPRYATYFYVLYLYNNAFSFFRMGYASALAWILAIIILFFTVLVFRSSAAWVYYSGELKGRA; from the coding sequence ATGCAGGTAGCCGCCTGGCAGCCGCGGGTGCGTGGGATGTCGTCGAGCGCCAGGAGAGAGGAGTTGGAGGGGTACCTCTGCATCTCGCCCTGGCTCCTCGGCCTTCTCATCTTCACCATTGGGCCGATCCTGGCCTCGCTGTACCTCAGCTTCACCGAGTATGAGGTGGTCAAGCCGCCTGTATTCACCGGGTTGGCCAACTACGTGATGCTGGCCCGGGATGATCTGTTCTGGCAATCACTGAAGGTTACCAGCATCTATACGTTCGTGTCTGTGCCCCTCCGTATTACCCTGTCGTTCGCCATCGCGCTGCTCATGAACCAGCAGGTGAAGTTTCTGGGGCTCTTCCGCACTGCCTACTACATGCCGAATCTGGTGCCGGCGGTGGCCTCGGCGATTCTCTGGGTATGGATCTTCCAGCCCCAGTTCGGTCTCCTCAACGGTTTCCTGCGGGGCATGGGTATAGAGAACCCGCCTCCCTGGTTGGGAAGCACCAAATGGGCGCTTCCCTCCCTCATACTCATGAGCCTGTGGGGCGTGGGCGGTCCAATGTTGATCTACCTGGCTGGTCTGCAGGGCATCCCGACGGAGATGTACGAGGCGGCCGAGATAGACGGCGCGGGGCGAGTGTCGCGCTTCCGCCACGTAACACTGCCGCAGATGTCACCAGTGGTCTTCTTCAACCTGATTATGAGCATTATCGGGTCATTCCAGGTCTTCGCCGCCGGATACATCATGACCGGGGGCGGGCCTCGGTACGCAACCTACTTCTACGTGCTCTACCTGTACAACAACGCCTTCAGCTTCTTCAGAATGGGATACGCTTCTGCCCTGGCCTGGATTCTCGCTATCATCATCCTGTTTTTCACTGTACTGGTGTTTCGGTCATCAGCAGCCTGGGTCTACTACTCCGGCGAACTCAAGGGGAGGGCGTAG
- a CDS encoding carbohydrate ABC transporter permease, with translation MSVSRPAAYRPAPSLWARKSVQRTVGRLVLYPVLVGGAVILLLPLAWLLSSSLKPLGLIFVVPPQWIPSPIRWQNYVEVWQAIPMALFARNTITITFFAVLGTVASASIVAFGFARLRFRMRDVLFLVLLSTMMIPGQVTLIPQYILFRTLRWLNSFLPLIVPSYFGGGAFNVFLLRQFYMTLPLELDDAARIDGCSTFQIYRRIILPQSKPALGVVAIFGFMGHWNEFFAPLIYLNSTEKYTLALGLNFFRSVEYSAWHLLMAASLMTALPCIVVYFLAQRYFIQGIVFTGIKG, from the coding sequence ATGTCGGTCTCGCGCCCTGCCGCCTACAGGCCTGCGCCATCTCTTTGGGCGCGCAAGTCGGTGCAGCGAACGGTCGGCCGGTTGGTACTCTATCCCGTTCTTGTGGGCGGAGCGGTCATCTTGTTGCTCCCGCTGGCCTGGCTGCTTTCCAGTTCGCTGAAGCCTCTAGGGCTGATCTTCGTAGTTCCTCCCCAGTGGATCCCTTCGCCTATTAGGTGGCAGAACTACGTCGAGGTGTGGCAAGCCATTCCCATGGCGCTCTTCGCCCGCAACACGATTACCATCACCTTCTTCGCTGTGCTGGGCACGGTCGCATCGGCCTCGATCGTGGCCTTCGGCTTCGCGCGGTTGCGTTTCCGGATGCGGGACGTGCTGTTCCTTGTCCTTCTCTCGACCATGATGATCCCCGGTCAGGTCACGTTGATTCCCCAGTACATACTCTTTCGCACCCTTCGTTGGCTTAACAGCTTCCTTCCCCTGATCGTGCCATCCTACTTTGGCGGAGGCGCGTTCAACGTCTTCCTGCTGCGCCAGTTCTACATGACTCTGCCTCTGGAACTGGATGACGCCGCCCGCATTGACGGATGCAGCACCTTCCAGATCTACCGTCGGATCATCCTTCCGCAGTCCAAGCCTGCGCTGGGCGTGGTGGCCATCTTCGGGTTTATGGGACACTGGAACGAGTTCTTTGCCCCCCTCATCTACCTGAACTCGACCGAGAAGTACACCCTGGCTCTGGGCCTCAACTTCTTCCGCTCGGTTGAGTACAGCGCCTGGCACCTGCTGATGGCCGCTTCCCTCATGACGGCCCTGCCGTGCATAGTGGTATACTTCCTGGCCCAGCGCTACTTCATACAGGGGATCGTCTTCACCGGCATCAAGGGCTGA
- a CDS encoding amidohydrolase family protein, with protein sequence MSAIMERALRGESLAGLGLIDFHVHLGKWSGLNILAHHPEEIVRRAMALGLERIVVNGVIHPQLTASNDLVGDLVRRYPGFVIGLAVTNPYQHDMAHEVRRCFDELGMRGVKLHAMHETYQSPQPLLAYREQWERLFAFLSDRGAPVLYHGIVTEDMIRSWPDVPFVMAHGVSSPEQMVRLSRYPNFHVDTASTQNPYFAVTRAVSLLGASRVIWGTDAPWDDFAQRLGVVLDTDLPVPDLLAILGRNAARLLRLEE encoded by the coding sequence GTGAGCGCCATCATGGAGCGAGCTCTGCGGGGAGAGTCGCTGGCCGGCCTCGGGCTCATTGACTTCCACGTCCACCTGGGGAAGTGGTCCGGTCTCAACATACTGGCCCACCATCCGGAGGAGATCGTACGGCGCGCTATGGCCCTCGGGCTGGAGCGCATCGTGGTCAACGGCGTGATCCATCCCCAGCTCACGGCGAGCAACGACCTGGTGGGCGACCTGGTCCGGCGCTATCCGGGCTTCGTCATTGGCCTGGCGGTCACGAACCCCTACCAGCACGACATGGCCCACGAGGTCCGCCGTTGCTTCGACGAGCTAGGTATGCGGGGCGTGAAGCTGCATGCTATGCATGAGACCTACCAGTCGCCGCAGCCGCTCCTCGCCTACCGGGAACAGTGGGAGAGGCTGTTCGCCTTCCTTTCCGACCGCGGGGCCCCGGTGCTCTACCACGGAATCGTGACCGAGGATATGATCCGGTCCTGGCCGGACGTGCCCTTTGTGATGGCGCACGGGGTGAGCAGCCCGGAGCAGATGGTGAGGCTGAGCCGGTACCCCAACTTCCACGTGGACACGGCCTCCACCCAGAACCCGTACTTCGCCGTGACGCGGGCGGTGAGCCTGCTGGGCGCGTCGCGCGTGATCTGGGGCACCGACGCCCCCTGGGATGACTTCGCCCAGCGGCTGGGAGTGGTCCTGGACACGGACCTGCCGGTGCCGGACCTGCTGGCCATCCTGGGCCGCAACGCTGCCCGCCTGCTAAGACTCGAGGAGTAG
- a CDS encoding DegT/DnrJ/EryC1/StrS family aminotransferase has protein sequence MATVTVMTAEDRREILRRGSSGPVHQGLIPLGGWYGQEEMDAIRQVLEHGARYWVGFGGGPYVSRFEEEFAAYVGTKYALAVNSCGTGLDLVMKILDLEPGDEVITTPITYIATSHAIMAAGGTPVFADIGDGTFNIDPEHVERKMSPRTRAILPVHNNGLSADMDALLDIAERHPHPKHGPVPVFGDAARACGAGYKDTKVGKRGTANVFSFQTSKNMTTLGEGGMITTDEEWVARRTRRLHTFGWDRWEGESVLVEPGFNYRMTGIQAAVGSVQLAKLDQMNERRRERAARLTALLQAAAPGIQTPIEPEGYTHIYYGYTVMVPKEWAGEKRDRFIERMQQDYQVGGVVMNFAVTKYPMLRKLGYDPQDTPRALEHGDRLFCLPLHPQLTDQDLEYIAAAVGETFDKMAMER, from the coding sequence ATGGCAACCGTGACGGTAATGACGGCCGAGGACCGCCGGGAAATCCTGCGCCGGGGCTCTAGCGGCCCCGTGCACCAAGGCCTCATCCCCCTAGGCGGCTGGTACGGCCAGGAGGAAATGGACGCCATCCGACAGGTGTTGGAACACGGCGCCCGCTACTGGGTGGGTTTCGGGGGCGGGCCGTACGTGTCCAGGTTCGAGGAAGAGTTCGCTGCCTACGTGGGCACCAAGTACGCCCTGGCCGTCAACTCCTGCGGCACCGGGCTGGACCTGGTGATGAAGATCCTGGACCTGGAGCCGGGCGACGAGGTGATCACTACCCCCATTACCTACATCGCCACCAGCCATGCCATCATGGCCGCCGGCGGCACCCCCGTCTTCGCCGACATCGGCGATGGCACCTTCAACATCGACCCCGAGCACGTCGAGCGCAAGATGAGCCCTCGTACCCGAGCCATCCTGCCGGTGCACAACAACGGCCTCTCGGCGGACATGGACGCCCTGCTGGACATCGCCGAGCGCCATCCTCACCCCAAGCATGGCCCGGTGCCCGTCTTCGGCGACGCCGCCCGCGCCTGCGGCGCCGGCTACAAGGACACCAAGGTAGGCAAGAGGGGCACGGCTAACGTCTTCTCCTTCCAGACCTCCAAGAACATGACCACCCTGGGTGAGGGGGGCATGATCACGACAGACGAGGAGTGGGTGGCCCGCCGCACCCGCCGGCTGCACACCTTCGGCTGGGACCGCTGGGAGGGCGAGAGCGTCCTGGTCGAGCCCGGCTTCAACTACCGCATGACCGGCATCCAGGCGGCGGTGGGCTCGGTGCAACTGGCCAAGCTGGATCAGATGAACGAGAGGCGGCGCGAGCGGGCGGCCAGGCTAACCGCGCTGTTGCAGGCGGCCGCGCCCGGCATCCAGACGCCCATCGAGCCGGAGGGGTACACCCACATCTACTACGGCTACACGGTGATGGTGCCCAAGGAGTGGGCGGGGGAGAAGCGGGACCGGTTCATCGAGCGGATGCAGCAGGACTACCAGGTGGGCGGCGTGGTCATGAACTTCGCCGTCACCAAGTACCCCATGCTGCGAAAGCTGGGCTACGACCCCCAGGACACCCCTCGGGCCCTGGAGCACGGCGACAGGCTCTTCTGCCTGCCCCTGCATCCGCAGCTGACCGACCAGGACCTGGAATACATCGCCGCCGCCGTAGGCGAGACCTTCGACAAGATGGCAATGGAACGCTGA